Within the Chrysemys picta bellii isolate R12L10 chromosome 17, ASM1138683v2, whole genome shotgun sequence genome, the region GGGGGGGGGTCAGACTggaggatcacaatggtcccttctgatgtGAGATGTAACTGACCCAGGAAGTACGTGTTTACATTAATGTGTGGAACCCCTTGCCTCATGATTTCCCCCAGAGGTTTTTAGCAGAGTTCAGTatagagccaggggaggaggagaaaggctgCTGTTATACACACAAGGtcagagtggtcccttctgaagatctaggccatccctgctccaaaataaaatgaaaaccagcaaaaaaaaaatcccaacagggcactgccagagccaTTGGTGGCAGCAGTGGGATCCCCTGGTAATTTGCTGGTtttggtgggagaggggcagggccaggcgcACGCTGTAtgccctgctgggaggggggcaTTTAATGCCCCATTTGGAGGCAGCGAGTGGCTGACGCCCTTGCAGCATCAGTCCCACTCAGAACAGTTCACACCTCTGCGAGCGACCAGTTCAGGCTTTCTGCCGACTCAGGCAGCGTCCGTTACACTGAGGGCAGATTTACACTCCAAACGCTGCTGTAGCACCTCAGTGAAGACCCTCTAAGCCGCAAGCGCTCTCCCATAGTTAATCCTTCTTcccgagcggcggtagctatggcGACGGGAGACGTTCTCCCGCCAACCTAGCACAGTCTACATGGGAGGTTAGATCGGGGTAACGATGTTGCTCAGGGGTTGTACCAATttagggctgtagtgtagacctggcctaaggacagttcacacctctgcAAGCGattggctcaggctctctgcagacccaggcaggGATCGGTTCACACCTCTGCGAGCAATCAGCTCGGGCTCTCCGCACACCCAGGCAGGCAACACATTTTGGGACATTTCTCCCAAACCGTAAGGGTCAGAaatgccctccctcccctccccgataGCCCAGGCTCCGCTCCCGCCAGCgcgcccccctgcctgccccagccaagcCACCACGCCACAGCCTCGCCTTTGCGCTCTGTATTATACAAACCCCCTTCTGCACAGTGACCAGTTTAACATTCACCAAAGAAATTCCTGCTACAATCCACGCGCTGGGAACGGGACAAAGTCAAGGCCCAGAGCAGGTCGCATGCTGGTGCCCGTCGCTACTACCCCATGGCTCGGGGAGGCGGGTGTGcacgcggggggggacgggacctgGGGGGGTCgagtccccatccccccaccccagttccccCGAAATAAAATCCagtaggaaaaaaggaaagaaaaaagtgaCTTTCTTGTTTTGTGTGCAACTTTGAAAGGAAAATCCACCGGACGCCGGCCAGGGCTGGAATGTCGAGAGTTTGAGTTCGTTTCCTAAATGAGCCggaaggggggggtgggggggggtgaggggctcactggatgggggggcggggagcatctCTCTAGgattggggagggggatgtggtgCTGGGGGAGGAATGGCCAGGTGGGGGTCAGGGAACTgatagggcagggcaggggggtgtctGTCCAGACTTTTAGAAGGgggagggttttttggggggggggggaggaggtggttaGTGCCGGTGGTAATGGGGGTTCAGTAGGCAGCTGATTCCCCACCCAGGACCTGCCCCCCCATAtcagaatgggggcggggcagattGAGGTCGCTGCGGGTGTGTCTCAGCCCACGGGGGGGGGGAATCCGTGCCCCACACCaccctagtgtgtgtgtgggggaaaacgTGCGCatctccccccccatcccatccacctgacgccccacacacacccctgtccaGCAGGGGAGTGTCCCCCCCCGTGAGGTTAACCCCTGGCTGTCCCTGTCCCCCCCGGGAGGTCAGACCAGCGTCCCTGGGGGGTGTCTCTCCACATCCAGGGGGGGCcccaggccgggggagggggcgctgggcccGTCCGGGTAGAGGAGGTCTGCGAAGGGTCTGCcggacagaggcagagagagcgacagacagacggacagatggggtggggggagagacagatgtggggggggagagagagagagagagagaaagagaaaaaagattagccagaggaagggatggggaggattAAGTCATAGCAGAGAGAGTAACCCttccccggacgcctgggtcccttgCTGCCTCCCCCACCAACACCTGGGTCGTCCCACCCCCCCGCAATCTGGCAGCAGAGCGGGATGCCTGGGTCCCTTCACCttaaatcccctccccccccccccacacacacacatacccactcccggacgcctgggtcctttcccccccccaatgctgcccatggaggtggggcggggggcagctgaCGAAAGGCTGACGCGCTAGCAAGAGACGCGagagcctcccccgccccccaaacacCCCGCTCTAGCAGGTGTACCCCTGCTGCGGGGGAGCAATGGGGGGGCTGATCGGTCCCCTAGGCCCCCCAACCTTAAGTCAGGGCTGCCAGCCCCCCCGGCGCCCATACCTGCCCTGCAGCGGCTGCCCGGCGTAGCTCAGCGAATGGGGCAGGTAGCCCCCCGTCTCCGGCCGGGGGTGGGGTTCGGGCCAGCCGCGGGGGGGGCCCCCTCTCCTGtcccggggtgggggcaggcccccccccgctcccccggcgTTACGCAGGTACCAGTTCCGGAGCCCCTCCAGGGCCAAGGCTTTGTGGACGGCCCGGGGCGGGCgctggggggccgggggcggctggctctggggagggggcccGCAGGACTTGGCGCGTCCCGCCCGGCGCGGCAGGGGGCTCTCGGGGTACCCCCAACCAGGAGGCGGGGGGGCATCGCGGCGCGAGAGGTGGTCCCCGGCCGGCCAGCACTGGCGCTCCAGGTAATAGTCCAGCAGGATCTCAGCGtaggggggtcggggggggccgCGGAAGGGGGGGTCTTCGGGGGGAGCCCCCCGCTCAATCAGGGCCTCCGAGCTGTTGCTGCGGCGGGTGCGGGCGGCGAAGGCCGGGGGGGCCCGGTCGGCACTGGGGTCCCGGCTGGGGGGGCCgagctgggagtcctggctccccgacCACTGGCggccggctgggggggcggccggcctgtgggggaggcagaaagAAAAGGGGGGTTAGTGAAGGGTGGAGTATAGCAGGCACCCCATATTCAGTACCCCCAACGTGACCCCCAAAGCCCCCCCAattcaccccccccagcccccaaacccaaTGTCATGGCCCCACCTAGACAGGCCCTGCCCAACTTCCGCTAAGCAAGACAGGACCCCGAGCTCTGCCCTCGGATGGGAGACCGAGGGGTGAAGCGGAGACGCAATGGGAGGCGCCGGGCTGCGGGGgtcaggtggggggctgggcagggggcgctctccccaggcaggcagggccgggcactgtggggcggggggaagtctctagggggcgctctccccgggcagggcccggtgccgtggggcaggggggtctctagggggcgctctccccgggcagggcccggagccgtggggcagggggtctctagggggcgctctccccgggcaggGCCCGGAGCCGTGGGGCGGGGGGTctctagggggcgctctccccgggcaggGCCGGGCActatggggtgggggagtctctagggggcgctctccccgggcaggcagggctgggcactgtggggtggggggtttctagggggcgctctccccgggcagggcccagtgctgtggggcggggggtttCTAGGGGGCGCTCTCCTCGGGCAGGGCCCAGTGCCGTGGGGCGGGGGGTCTCTAGAGGGCGCTCTTCCCGGGCAGGGCCCAGTGCCGTGGGGCGGGGGGTCTCTAGAGGGCGCTCTCTCCGGGCAGGGCCCagtgccatggggtggggggggtctctagGGGGCGCTCTCTCCGGGCAGGGCCCAGTGccgtggggtgtgggggggtctctagggggcgctctccccgggcaggGCCCAGtgccgtggggtggggggggtctctagggggcgctctccccgggcaggGCCCAGTgccgtggggtggggggtggggtctctAGGGGGCTCTCTCTCCGGGCAGGGCCCAGTGCAGTGGGGCGGGAGGTctctagggggcgctctccccgggcaggGCCCAGtgccgtggggtggggggggggtctctagggggcgctctccccgggcaggGCCCAGtgccgtggggtgggggggggtctctagggggcgctctcccagGGCAGGGCCCAGTGccgtggggtgtgggggggtctctagggggcgctctcccgggcaggcagggctgggcactggggggtCTCTAGGGGGGTCTCTGCTCCGGTACCTGAAGTTCTGGTTCCCGCTGCAGATGTTCCGGGTCAGAACCGGGGTGGCCGGGACGCTCCGGCCCTCGAAGCTGGACACGCTCCGGGGCAGGGTCCGGTTCGGGCTGAGGGGAACAAACAAAACCTGAGACCAGCTGGGCCCGGCCGGATGGGGGGCAGTGGGAGCCCCACTGGcctggggggggaatgggggggaaggggggcaggggagaccaGGGGCATGAggagcaggttgggggggggggggggaagagacacacCGGTCTGTACCCACCTGGTAGGGCTGGCTAGCGAGCTGCGGCGGCTGGcggcccccccgcccagctccgtGGGGGGCCCTCGCCAGCCGGGCCGGCGGTCAGGGCTGCCGGACACGGCGCGGAGGTGATCccgggtgcggggggacgagggtcCCCCCTTGGGCGGGTGGAAACAGTGGGGGTCATCTGGGGAGAGAATGcaagggatggaacccaggagtccagcgccccccaccccccgcctgcaccccaccggtcctgccccccccccactctaaccactagcccccactcccgtcccagagccagggagagaacccaggagtcctggctcccacccccactGTTCTAGGGGGGGAACCCAgacggggagagaacccaggtgtcctgacacaCTCACCGTTCTCGTGACTGGCCGCTTCGGAGAGGGAGCTGTTCTCGGAGGTGAACACCTCATCTTGAGAGGGTGGGGAATGGAAACAGGGAGATGGGTCAGTCCCCTATAAACCTCCCCTCCGGTACCAGCCCCCGCAAGTCTgcaacacccccccacactctgGTAGCAGACATGTGGGGGGGCTGGAATGTTCCCccccacttctgaaaatctggattCTGAGGGCTCACAAATGCaacaggggcagtgggggggggggggggaggccagggggttcaggggtgactgaggggtttgggggaggagggggtgatggggagAATGGGGTGTCCCAGAGGCTAGGGGGGCATCTGGGGAAgaaagggggctgtgggggcatTGGGGGGTTATGGGGgtgtcagggagagaagggagccTGTGGGGGCATTCAGGGGGTTATGGGGGTGTCGAAGGGGCTATGGGgtgtcagggagagaagggggcctGTGGAGGCATTTGGGGGGCTATGAGGGGGTCGAAGGGGCTATGGGgtgtcagggagagaagggggcctGTGGAGGCATTCGGGGGGCTCTGATTCCTAGGGTGTACCCCATGGGGTCAGGTGGGAGGTGATGAAGGTTTGGGGGCCCTGGGGGGCTCGGGGAAGGTGGGGAGGTCTGGAGTGAGGGGCCCGGAgatttggggggttggggtgctgggatCGGGCCgggacgcgggggaggggggaggtgtctCTCACCGTGCACTCCCCGGggcgcccccagccgggcccGCGtctcccccagctgcccctccagctcccGCAGGCGCTGGGCCGCCTCGGCCTGGACCTGCCGGCGCCTGCGCCGTTGCTGCTCCGTCAGCtccggggccagggccaggcgcCGAGCGGCCTCCGTCACCTGCCGCTGCACGGCCAGCTCCCGGCACAGCTCCCACGCCAgcgcctggggggggagggggtgagaactGTGtgtccccccggctcctcccccccccccaattcccctAGCTCCCGGCACAGCTCCCACGCCAgcgcctggggggggagggggtgagaactgtgtgccccccccccagctcctccccaccccccaattcccCTAGCTCCAGGCACAGCTCCCACGCCAgcgcctgggggggggaggggggtgagaactgtgtgccccccccggctcctcccccccccattcccctagCTCCCGGCACAGCTCCCACGCCAGCGCCTGGGGCGACGAGGGGGTGAGAACTGTGTGCCCCCcctggctctcccccccccccaattcccctAGCTCCCGGCACAGCTCCCACGCCAGcgcctggggggatggggggttaGAGACCGTGCGGCCTCCCCAGAtccacccacagccccactcccAACTCCTCCATGGCCCCCCCTTTCTCacagtccctccccctccttcctgtcccccccAGTCCCCTCCTCACCTCGGCTCCAGGTCCCCGGTGGGCGGGCGCCGCTCTTCTCCGGATGAGgtggggtctctcccccggctccAGCGGGTACTCGGGGGGCAGCTT harbors:
- the CCDC120 gene encoding coiled-coil domain-containing protein 120, yielding MEVKGQLISSSYSSADVLGREPSARLRLQELLDRQRGLRETLGLRVAELRRLCLQEAELTGKLPPEYPLEPGERPHLIRRRAAPAHRGPGAEALAWELCRELAVQRQVTEAARRLALAPELTEQQRRRRRQVQAEAAQRLRELEGQLGETRARLGAPRGVHDEVFTSENSSLSEAASHENDDPHCFHPPKGGPSSPRTRDHLRAVSGSPDRRPGWRGPPTELGGGAASRRSSLASPTSPNRTLPRSVSSFEGRSVPATPVLTRNICSGNQNFRPAAPPAGRQWSGSQDSQLGPPSRDPSADRAPPAFAARTRRSNSSEALIERGAPPEDPPFRGPPRPPYAEILLDYYLERQCWPAGDHLSRRDAPPPPGWGYPESPLPRRAGRAKSCGPPPQSQPPPAPQRPPRAVHKALALEGLRNWYLRNAGGAGGGLPPPRDRRGGPPRGWPEPHPRPETGGYLPHSLSYAGQPLQGRPFADLLYPDGPSAPSPGLGPPLDVERHPPGTLV